Proteins found in one Streptomyces sp. NBC_00461 genomic segment:
- a CDS encoding carbohydrate ABC transporter permease, which yields MSAADTTTPAKVPPPRQAPPPAPVTKYPRRARTSGGSATPWLLLAPCLLILALVLGYPLVRLVTLSLQKFGQSQLWGFQPADWVGFDNFSGVLGDGEFWQVVVRTIVFAAGSVIFTMVLGMLIALLLQRVSGWVKTLVNIVLVASWGMPIIVATTVFKWLFDADYGILNALLSKLPGVDLIGHNWFASGPQGLAVIMLLVVWGAVPFVVITLSAGLTQVPAELEEAARLDGAGSWGVFRHVTLPILKPIIVMLTTLSVIWDMGVFPQVFVMRNGHPEQEFQLLTTYSYDRAFVVNDYAQGSAIALITVVLMLGVVAVYMRQMLKIGEVE from the coding sequence CCCACGCAGAGCCCGGACTTCGGGCGGCTCGGCCACGCCGTGGCTGCTGCTCGCCCCCTGCCTGCTGATCCTGGCGCTGGTCCTCGGCTATCCGCTGGTCCGCCTGGTCACCCTCTCCTTGCAGAAGTTCGGGCAGTCCCAGCTGTGGGGCTTCCAGCCGGCCGACTGGGTCGGGTTCGACAACTTCAGCGGCGTACTGGGCGACGGCGAGTTCTGGCAGGTCGTGGTGCGCACGATCGTCTTCGCCGCCGGCTCGGTCATCTTCACCATGGTGCTGGGCATGCTGATCGCCCTGCTCCTGCAGCGGGTCTCCGGGTGGGTGAAGACGCTCGTCAACATCGTGCTGGTGGCCAGCTGGGGCATGCCCATCATCGTCGCCACCACGGTCTTCAAGTGGCTGTTCGACGCCGACTACGGCATCCTCAACGCGCTGCTCAGCAAGCTGCCCGGGGTCGACCTGATCGGCCACAACTGGTTCGCGAGCGGCCCGCAGGGCCTGGCCGTGATCATGCTCCTTGTGGTCTGGGGAGCCGTCCCCTTCGTCGTCATCACCCTCAGCGCCGGCCTCACCCAGGTCCCCGCCGAACTGGAAGAAGCGGCCCGGCTGGACGGCGCCGGCTCCTGGGGCGTCTTCCGCCACGTCACCCTGCCCATCCTCAAGCCGATCATCGTGATGCTCACGACCCTTTCGGTCATCTGGGACATGGGCGTCTTCCCGCAGGTCTTCGTGATGCGCAACGGCCACCCCGAGCAGGAGTTCCAGCTCCTGACCACCTACTCGTACGACCGTGCCTTCGTCGTCAACGACTACGCGCAGGGCTCGGCGATCGCCCTGATCACCGTTGTGCTGATGCTCGGTGTGGTCGCCGTGTACATGCGCCAGATGCTGAAGATCGGAGAGGTCGAATGA
- a CDS encoding carbohydrate ABC transporter permease, which translates to MTIMDAVATTGSGAGRGRGSTPRPRNSKLGWNLLGLLVFLTAGFPVYWMLNTAIKPAKDTIDPDPSLLPTGFTLDNFRRALAIADFWGPVGRSLIVSLTVVAIGIVVGMLAALAISRFAFRGRKIVIVGILAVQMVPLVAMIIPIFLLLNDLEQYDKLSGLIITYLTFILPFTVWTLRGFIVNIPKELEEAAMVDGCSRTGAFIRVVFPLLAPGMVATSVYGFIQAWNEYLYALMLLSQKNQTATVWLGNFTTKHGTEYAPMMAGATMMAVPIVVLFLLVQRKMAAGLTAGAVKG; encoded by the coding sequence ATGACCATCATGGACGCCGTCGCCACCACGGGGAGCGGGGCTGGGCGCGGGCGGGGGAGCACCCCGCGGCCCCGCAACTCCAAGCTCGGCTGGAACCTCCTCGGTCTCCTCGTCTTCCTCACCGCCGGCTTCCCCGTCTACTGGATGCTCAACACGGCCATCAAGCCGGCCAAGGACACCATCGACCCCGACCCGAGCCTGCTGCCGACCGGCTTCACGCTCGACAACTTCCGCCGGGCGCTGGCCATCGCGGACTTCTGGGGCCCGGTCGGCCGCAGCCTGATCGTCTCCCTCACCGTGGTGGCGATCGGCATCGTCGTCGGCATGCTGGCCGCGCTCGCCATCTCCCGGTTCGCCTTCCGCGGCCGCAAGATCGTCATCGTCGGCATCCTCGCGGTCCAGATGGTCCCGCTGGTCGCCATGATCATCCCGATCTTCCTGCTCCTCAACGACCTGGAGCAGTACGACAAGCTCTCCGGCCTGATCATCACCTACCTGACCTTCATCCTCCCCTTCACGGTGTGGACGCTGCGCGGCTTCATCGTCAACATCCCGAAGGAGCTGGAGGAGGCGGCGATGGTGGACGGCTGTTCCCGCACGGGCGCCTTCATCCGGGTCGTCTTCCCGCTCCTGGCCCCGGGCATGGTCGCCACCTCGGTCTACGGCTTCATCCAGGCCTGGAACGAGTACCTCTACGCCCTGATGCTGCTCAGCCAGAAGAACCAGACCGCGACGGTCTGGCTCGGCAACTTCACCACCAAGCACGGCACCGAATACGCACCGATGATGGCCGGAGCCACGATGATGGCCGTGCCGATCGTCGTGCTGTTCCTCCTCGTCCAGCGCAAGATGGCCGCGGGGCTGACCGCGGGCGCAGTGAAGGGATAA
- a CDS encoding glycoside hydrolase family 3 protein, with protein MTTFASGTDTLTRDALSVLQPGFTGTTAPDWLLRRLGEGLASVGLFGRNIASPEQLAALTAQLRAERDDVLVAIDEEGGDVTRLEVRTGSSFPGNLALGAVDDVELTREVATELGRRLAACGVNLNWAPSADVNSNPDNPVIGVRSFGADTGLVARHTAAYVTGLQSAGVAACTKHFPGHGDTAVDSHHALPRIDVDTAVLNSRELAPFRAAIAAGTRATMSAHILVPALDPDRPATLSRTVLTDLLRGELGYDGLIVTDGMEMQAIAGTYGIERGSVLALAAGADAICVGGGLADDETVRRLRDALVSAVHTGELPEERLADAAERVRALARWTAAAAQADAERTADPEVGLRAARRALRVTGAERFTPLTEPPYVAALTPVANFAVGDETPWGVAAELFRLLPGTETGSFAGEHAGRTALDAAGPRRIVAVVRDEHRHPWMATALDTLLAARPDTIVVEMGLPQAPARGALHIATHGAARVCGRAAAEVIAGA; from the coding sequence ATGACGACATTCGCCAGCGGCACAGACACCCTGACCCGCGACGCCCTGTCGGTCCTGCAACCGGGCTTCACCGGCACCACCGCCCCCGACTGGCTGCTGCGCCGCCTCGGGGAGGGCCTCGCCTCGGTCGGCCTGTTCGGCCGCAACATCGCCTCGCCCGAACAACTGGCCGCCCTGACCGCCCAGTTGCGCGCCGAACGCGACGACGTCCTCGTCGCCATCGACGAGGAGGGCGGGGACGTGACCCGCCTGGAGGTGCGGACCGGTTCCAGCTTCCCCGGCAACCTCGCGCTGGGCGCCGTGGACGACGTGGAACTGACCCGGGAGGTGGCCACCGAGCTGGGGCGCCGCCTGGCCGCCTGCGGGGTGAACCTCAACTGGGCCCCGTCGGCCGACGTGAACTCCAATCCGGACAACCCCGTGATCGGCGTGCGCTCCTTCGGCGCCGACACCGGCCTGGTCGCCCGGCACACCGCCGCCTACGTCACCGGCCTGCAGTCCGCCGGCGTCGCCGCCTGCACCAAGCACTTCCCGGGCCACGGGGACACGGCCGTCGACTCCCACCACGCGCTGCCCCGCATCGACGTGGACACGGCGGTACTGAACTCCCGCGAACTGGCGCCCTTCCGCGCCGCCATCGCCGCCGGCACCCGCGCCACCATGAGCGCCCACATCCTGGTCCCCGCCCTGGACCCGGACCGCCCGGCCACGCTCTCGCGCACCGTCCTCACCGATCTCCTGCGCGGCGAACTCGGCTACGACGGACTGATCGTCACCGACGGCATGGAGATGCAGGCCATCGCCGGTACGTACGGCATCGAGCGGGGCAGCGTCCTCGCCCTGGCCGCCGGCGCCGACGCGATCTGCGTGGGCGGCGGCCTCGCCGACGACGAGACCGTACGCCGCCTGCGCGACGCCCTCGTCTCGGCGGTGCACACCGGCGAACTCCCCGAGGAACGCCTGGCGGACGCGGCGGAACGGGTCCGGGCGCTGGCGCGCTGGACCGCCGCCGCGGCACAGGCCGACGCGGAACGCACCGCCGACCCGGAGGTCGGCCTGCGCGCGGCCCGCCGCGCCCTGAGGGTGACCGGCGCCGAACGCTTCACCCCGCTCACCGAACCGCCCTACGTCGCCGCCCTCACCCCCGTCGCCAACTTCGCTGTCGGCGACGAGACACCCTGGGGCGTCGCAGCGGAACTCTTCCGCCTTCTCCCCGGCACCGAGACGGGCAGCTTCGCCGGCGAGCACGCGGGCCGCACGGCCCTGGACGCGGCCGGCCCCCGCCGCATCGTGGCCGTCGTCCGCGACGAACACCGTCATCCCTGGATGGCCACGGCCCTCGACACCCTGCTCGCGGCCCGCCCCGACACGATCGTGGTCGAGATGGGCCTCCCGCAGGCTCCTGCCCGCGGCGCCCTCCACATCGCCACCCACGGCGCTGCCCGGGTCTGCGGCCGCGCGGCGGCGGAGGTCATCGCGGGCGCGTAG
- the nagB gene encoding glucosamine-6-phosphate deaminase, producing the protein MEVVIVPDAKSGGELIAEAMAQLLRRKPEALLGVATGSTPLPIYEALAAKVRSGVVDVSRARIAQLDEYVGLPAEHPESYRSVLRREVLEQLGIGMDAFMGPDGTAEDVLGACEAYDAALAEAGGVDLQVLGIGTDGHIGFNEPCSSLASRTRIKTLTEQTRIDNARFFEGDIEQVPHHVITQGIGTILEARHLVLLATGEGKADAVAATVEGPMAAMCPASALQLHPHATVVVDEGAASKLKLADYFRHTYVNKPDWQGI; encoded by the coding sequence GTGGAAGTTGTCATCGTTCCGGACGCCAAGTCGGGCGGCGAGCTGATCGCCGAGGCCATGGCCCAGCTCCTGCGGCGCAAGCCCGAGGCGCTGCTCGGCGTGGCCACCGGCTCGACCCCGCTGCCCATCTACGAGGCGCTCGCGGCCAAGGTCCGGTCGGGCGTCGTGGATGTCTCGCGGGCGCGGATCGCGCAGCTCGACGAGTATGTGGGGCTGCCGGCTGAGCATCCGGAGTCGTACCGTTCCGTGCTCAGGCGCGAGGTGCTGGAGCAGCTCGGGATCGGGATGGACGCGTTCATGGGGCCCGACGGGACGGCCGAGGACGTGCTGGGGGCGTGCGAGGCGTACGACGCCGCGCTGGCCGAGGCCGGCGGGGTGGATCTGCAGGTGCTCGGGATCGGGACCGATGGGCATATCGGGTTCAACGAGCCGTGCTCGTCGCTCGCCTCGCGCACCCGGATCAAGACGCTGACCGAGCAGACCCGGATCGACAACGCGCGTTTCTTCGAGGGCGACATCGAGCAGGTGCCGCACCACGTGATCACGCAGGGCATCGGGACGATCCTGGAGGCGCGGCACCTGGTGCTCCTCGCGACGGGAGAGGGCAAGGCGGACGCGGTCGCCGCGACGGTCGAGGGACCGATGGCCGCGATGTGCCCGGCGTCGGCGCTGCAGTTGCATCCGCATGCGACGGTCGTGGTCGACGAGGGTGCCGCGTCCAAGTTGAAGCTGGCCGATTATTTCCGGCACACGTATGTCAACAAGCCTGATTGGCAGGGGATTTAA
- a CDS encoding SIS domain-containing protein — MAREMAEQPAVLRRILEQGAPVIRRVAQDIAARKPRFVLLTARGTSDNAALYAKYLLEIRLGLPCGLTSMSTTTAYGARPDLTDVLVVTVSQSGGSPDLVASTRAAREAGAITLAVTNNPDSPLAGVSEYHVDIMAGPEKALPATKTYTASLLALYLFVEGLRGGDGAPAKVLPDLAEQLLARQDEVRALAARYRFAERMVITSRGYGYPTAKEAALKLMETSYIPALSYSGADLLHGPLAMVDNVSPVIAVVTAGRGGEALQPVLDRLRGRGADLFVVGPRSQVEQASAGFVLPTEGVAEEVQPVLEIIPLQLLAHEITIARGQDPDAPRALAKVTETH, encoded by the coding sequence ATGGCCCGTGAGATGGCCGAGCAGCCCGCCGTGCTGCGCCGCATCCTCGAGCAGGGCGCCCCCGTCATCCGGCGGGTGGCCCAGGACATCGCCGCCCGCAAACCCCGCTTCGTCCTGCTGACCGCCCGCGGCACCTCCGACAACGCCGCCCTCTACGCCAAGTACCTCCTTGAGATCCGTCTCGGCCTGCCCTGCGGCCTCACCTCGATGTCCACCACCACGGCCTACGGCGCCCGCCCCGACCTCACCGACGTCCTCGTCGTCACCGTCAGCCAGTCCGGCGGCTCCCCGGACCTCGTGGCCTCGACCCGTGCCGCCCGCGAGGCCGGCGCGATCACCCTCGCGGTCACCAACAACCCCGACTCACCGCTGGCCGGCGTCTCCGAATACCACGTCGACATCATGGCCGGGCCGGAGAAGGCCCTTCCCGCGACCAAGACCTATACGGCCTCCCTCCTCGCCCTCTACCTCTTCGTCGAAGGTCTTCGCGGCGGCGACGGCGCCCCCGCGAAGGTGCTGCCGGACCTCGCCGAGCAGCTACTCGCCCGGCAGGACGAGGTCCGCGCCCTCGCCGCCCGCTACCGGTTCGCCGAACGCATGGTCATCACCTCCCGCGGCTACGGCTATCCCACGGCCAAGGAAGCCGCCCTCAAGCTCATGGAGACCAGCTACATCCCCGCCCTCTCCTACTCCGGTGCCGATCTGCTGCATGGCCCGCTCGCCATGGTCGACAACGTCTCCCCGGTCATCGCGGTCGTCACCGCCGGCAGGGGCGGCGAAGCCCTCCAGCCCGTCCTGGACCGGCTGCGCGGTCGCGGCGCCGACCTGTTCGTCGTCGGTCCCAGGAGTCAGGTCGAGCAGGCCTCGGCCGGCTTCGTCCTGCCCACCGAGGGCGTGGCCGAGGAGGTCCAGCCGGTCCTGGAGATCATCCCGCTGCAGCTGCTGGCCCACGAGATCACCATCGCCCGCGGCCAGGACCCGGACGCCCCCCGCGCACTGGCGAAGGTGACGGAGACGCACTGA
- a CDS encoding SDR family oxidoreductase, whose translation MGVLAGRTALVTGASRGIGRGIAERLGREGARVAVHYGRNERAAKETVTAIEAAGGSAFAIGVELGRPGDTQALWTEFDRHAEGLDILVNNAGIGNTRPIEDMDEEEYDRVFAVNVKAPFFLVKQGAERMRDGGRVINISSGLARSAVMPGNMAYAMTKGALDVFSRDLSKVLGARGITVNSVAPGFVDTDNTHEFLHATEDGWAQAAAVSALGRVGEPADIADVVAFLASDAGRWVTGSWVDATGGSLT comes from the coding sequence ATGGGCGTGCTTGCGGGCAGGACGGCACTCGTCACGGGAGCGAGCAGGGGGATCGGGCGCGGGATCGCCGAGCGGCTGGGGCGCGAGGGGGCCCGGGTCGCGGTGCACTACGGGAGGAACGAGCGGGCGGCGAAGGAGACGGTGACGGCGATCGAGGCCGCGGGCGGTTCCGCGTTCGCGATCGGCGTCGAGCTGGGACGCCCCGGGGACACGCAGGCCCTCTGGACGGAGTTCGACCGGCATGCGGAGGGGCTGGACATCCTGGTGAACAACGCCGGGATCGGGAACACGCGGCCGATCGAGGACATGGACGAGGAGGAGTACGACAGGGTCTTCGCGGTGAATGTGAAGGCGCCGTTCTTCCTCGTGAAGCAGGGCGCCGAGCGGATGCGGGACGGCGGCCGGGTCATCAACATCTCGTCGGGCCTCGCCCGGTCCGCCGTCATGCCGGGGAACATGGCGTACGCGATGACCAAGGGCGCGCTGGACGTGTTCTCCCGGGACCTGTCGAAGGTGCTGGGCGCGCGGGGCATCACGGTGAACTCGGTGGCGCCGGGGTTCGTGGACACGGACAACACCCACGAGTTCCTGCATGCCACCGAGGACGGCTGGGCGCAGGCGGCCGCGGTCTCGGCGCTGGGGCGGGTGGGCGAGCCGGCCGACATAGCGGACGTGGTGGCGTTCCTGGCGTCGGATGCCGGACGGTGGGTGACGGGAAGCTGGGTGGACGCGACAGGGGGTTCGCTCACGTAG
- a CDS encoding TetR/AcrR family transcriptional regulator produces MVGSEETSTKAGVTSKPRGRPRSFDRETALEKAVMAFWEHGYEATSVSDLTRVMGIGAPSLYAAFGDKRALFEEVVTSYGTRYGSFGDRALAEESTARAAVERMLREAAAEYTAPDRPHGCLVIHAATNCTTPEVEVSLRDRRNANIAAFESRIKDGVAAGELPAGTDAAALARHTGAVIQGMSQQARDGASREELEALAEIAMTIWPRT; encoded by the coding sequence ATGGTGGGCAGCGAGGAGACCAGCACGAAGGCCGGCGTCACGTCGAAGCCGCGTGGCCGGCCCCGTTCCTTCGACCGTGAGACCGCGCTGGAGAAGGCGGTCATGGCCTTCTGGGAGCACGGGTACGAGGCGACCTCGGTCTCCGACCTCACCCGCGTCATGGGTATCGGGGCGCCGAGTCTGTACGCGGCGTTCGGTGACAAGCGAGCCCTGTTCGAAGAGGTCGTGACCTCGTACGGCACGCGCTACGGCTCCTTCGGCGACCGGGCCCTCGCCGAGGAGTCCACCGCCCGGGCGGCCGTGGAGCGGATGCTGCGGGAGGCCGCCGCCGAGTACACGGCCCCCGACCGCCCGCACGGCTGCCTGGTCATCCACGCGGCGACGAACTGCACGACCCCCGAGGTCGAGGTCTCCCTGCGCGACCGGCGCAATGCCAACATCGCCGCGTTCGAGAGTCGTATCAAGGACGGCGTCGCGGCAGGGGAGCTGCCGGCCGGCACCGACGCCGCCGCGCTCGCCCGGCACACGGGGGCGGTCATCCAGGGCATGTCCCAGCAGGCGCGGGACGGGGCGAGCCGGGAGGAACTCGAGGCGCTCGCGGAAATTGCCATGACCATCTGGCCCCGCACATGA
- a CDS encoding sensor histidine kinase: MNELVRQHTALDDSDLEWLHLLVSEWQLLSDLSFADLVLWVPTRDGTRYVSVAQMRPNTGPTSYQDDMVGHLVPRGRRPMLDAALDEGRIVREGDPEWREEVPVRVESIPVRREGRVLGVIARNTNLLTVRTPSRLELTYLQSASDLAQMIAAGSFPFANQQMDMDAAPRVGDGLIRLDADGLVQYASPNALSAYHRMGLASDLVGQHLGRTTAELAPTRGPVDEALAKVASGWAPREFEIEAHDGVIQFRAIPLKPKGTRIGSLVLLRDVTELRRRERELITKDATIREIHHRVKNNLQTVAALLRLQARRIESDRGREALEEAVRRVGSIAIVHETLSQNLDERVEFDEIADRVLSMVAEISPGKVAGRRSGRFGILDAEVATPLSMVLTEILQNALEHGFREGDTGTVEVSAVRGGTTKEARLLVTVQDDGVGLPEGFDPHTSGNLGLQIVRTLVEGELGGTFDMVPAPERGTRVILDVPVQTHK; this comes from the coding sequence ATGAACGAACTGGTCCGCCAGCACACCGCCCTCGACGACTCCGACCTCGAGTGGCTCCACCTGCTGGTCTCGGAGTGGCAGCTGCTGTCCGACCTCTCCTTCGCCGACCTCGTCCTGTGGGTCCCCACCCGCGACGGCACCCGGTACGTCTCGGTCGCCCAGATGCGCCCCAACACCGGCCCCACCTCCTACCAGGACGACATGGTCGGCCACCTCGTCCCGCGCGGCCGCCGCCCCATGCTGGACGCGGCGCTCGACGAGGGCCGCATCGTGCGCGAGGGCGACCCCGAGTGGCGCGAGGAGGTCCCCGTCCGGGTCGAGTCGATCCCCGTACGACGGGAGGGGCGCGTCCTCGGAGTGATCGCGCGCAACACCAACCTGTTGACCGTGCGCACCCCTAGCCGTCTGGAACTGACGTACCTCCAAAGCGCCTCGGACCTCGCGCAGATGATCGCGGCCGGCTCCTTCCCGTTCGCGAACCAGCAGATGGACATGGACGCCGCACCGCGCGTCGGCGACGGCCTGATCCGTCTCGACGCGGACGGTCTCGTCCAGTACGCCTCCCCGAACGCACTGTCCGCCTACCACCGCATGGGCCTCGCCTCCGACCTCGTCGGCCAGCACCTCGGCAGGACCACCGCCGAACTCGCCCCGACCCGTGGGCCGGTGGACGAGGCACTCGCCAAGGTCGCCAGCGGATGGGCGCCGCGCGAGTTCGAGATCGAGGCCCACGACGGGGTCATCCAGTTCCGTGCGATCCCGCTCAAACCCAAGGGCACCCGCATCGGTTCACTGGTCCTGCTCCGGGACGTCACCGAACTGCGCCGCCGCGAGCGCGAGTTGATCACCAAGGACGCGACCATCCGGGAGATCCACCACCGGGTGAAGAACAACCTCCAGACGGTCGCCGCCCTGTTGCGCCTGCAGGCCCGGCGCATCGAGTCCGACCGCGGACGGGAGGCCCTCGAAGAGGCGGTCCGCCGGGTCGGATCGATTGCGATCGTGCACGAGACGCTGTCCCAGAACCTGGACGAGCGGGTGGAGTTCGACGAGATCGCCGACCGCGTCCTGTCGATGGTCGCCGAGATCTCGCCGGGCAAGGTCGCCGGCCGGCGCAGCGGCCGCTTCGGAATCCTGGACGCCGAGGTGGCCACCCCGCTGTCCATGGTCCTGACGGAGATCCTCCAGAACGCCCTCGAACACGGATTCCGTGAAGGCGACACCGGCACGGTCGAGGTGTCGGCCGTCCGCGGTGGCACGACGAAGGAGGCCCGCCTCCTGGTCACCGTCCAGGACGACGGCGTCGGCCTCCCCGAGGGCTTCGACCCGCACACCTCCGGCAACCTGGGTCTGCAGATCGTACGGACCCTGGTGGAAGGGGAGTTGGGCGGCACGTTCGACATGGTGCCGGCGCCGGAGCGAGGGACGCGGGTGATCCTGGACGTTCCGGTGCAGACCCACAAGTAA
- a CDS encoding WhiB family transcriptional regulator encodes MDWRHNAVCREEDPELFFPIGNTGPALLQIEEAKAVCRRCPVMDQCLQWALESGQDSGVWGGLSEDERRAMKRRAARNRARQASA; translated from the coding sequence ATGGACTGGCGTCACAACGCCGTTTGCCGCGAGGAAGACCCCGAGCTCTTCTTCCCCATCGGCAACACCGGTCCTGCGCTGCTGCAGATCGAGGAAGCCAAGGCCGTCTGCCGTCGCTGCCCCGTTATGGATCAGTGTCTGCAGTGGGCGCTCGAGTCCGGCCAGGACTCCGGCGTCTGGGGTGGTCTCAGCGAGGACGAGCGTCGCGCCATGAAGCGCCGTGCCGCCCGCAACCGGGCCCGTCAGGCCTCCGCCTGA
- a CDS encoding diacylglycerol/lipid kinase family protein yields MRALLVVNPAATTTSARTRDVLIHALASEMKLEAVTTEYRGHARDLGRQAAESDDIDLVVALGGDGTVNEVVNGLLHAGPDPERLPRLAVVPGGSTNVFARALGLPNDAVEATGALLDALREGSERTVGMGIAEGTPGTDDEAVPARWFTFCAGLGFDAGVVGRVEQQREQGRRSTHALYLRQVVRQFLQEPNRRHGSITLERPGQEPMTDLVLSIICNTSPWTYLGNRPVYASPKASFDTGLDLVGLSRMSTVSAARYATQLLTSSPERGPHGKHAVSLHDLDQFTLHSKVPLPLQMDGDHLGLRTSVTFTGVRRALRVIV; encoded by the coding sequence ATGCGTGCACTTCTCGTGGTCAACCCGGCGGCAACCACCACAAGCGCACGTACGCGCGATGTGCTGATCCACGCGCTCGCGAGCGAGATGAAGCTGGAGGCGGTCACCACCGAGTACCGCGGCCACGCGCGCGACCTGGGCCGGCAGGCGGCGGAGAGCGACGACATCGACCTGGTCGTGGCCCTCGGCGGCGACGGCACGGTCAACGAGGTGGTCAACGGACTGCTGCACGCCGGCCCGGACCCCGAGCGCCTCCCGCGCCTCGCCGTGGTCCCCGGCGGCTCCACCAACGTCTTCGCCCGTGCCCTGGGCCTGCCCAACGACGCCGTGGAGGCGACCGGCGCACTGCTGGACGCCCTGCGCGAGGGCAGCGAGCGCACGGTCGGCATGGGAATCGCCGAGGGCACACCGGGTACCGACGACGAGGCGGTTCCGGCCCGCTGGTTCACCTTCTGCGCGGGACTCGGCTTCGACGCGGGCGTGGTCGGACGGGTCGAACAGCAGCGCGAGCAGGGTCGTAGATCCACGCATGCCCTGTACCTGCGCCAGGTCGTACGCCAGTTCCTGCAGGAGCCCAATCGGCGGCACGGCTCCATCACGCTGGAGCGGCCCGGCCAGGAACCGATGACCGATCTGGTGCTGTCCATAATCTGCAACACCTCGCCGTGGACCTATTTGGGCAATCGTCCGGTGTACGCGTCGCCTAAGGCCTCGTTCGACACCGGGCTCGACCTGGTCGGTCTCAGCCGCATGTCCACGGTCTCGGCTGCCCGGTATGCCACCCAGTTGCTCACTTCGTCCCCCGAGCGCGGACCCCATGGCAAGCACGCCGTGTCCCTGCACGACCTGGACCAGTTCACCTTGCATTCGAAGGTGCCTCTACCCCTTCAGATGGACGGCGACCACCTGGGGCTGCGTACGAGCGTGACGTTCACAGGCGTACGCCGTGCACTGCGTGTGATTGTGTGA
- a CDS encoding RNA polymerase sigma factor SigF, with translation MRDEERGTRELPAEGTGGSRRTGDAVSGSDGMDGIPEQARPHPEDGSAELGLLDDGQPDREGAVQSTPLDGRNGVTPVRAEARARRRATGGTMSEHERNAEGDGQGPQSVQHATHHDPQDRSGARAMFIELRELKDGSAEYAELRNRLVRMHLPLVEHLARRFRNRGEPLDDLTQVATIGLIKSVDRFDPERGVEFSTYATPTVVGEIKRHFRDKGWAVRVPRRLQELRLALTTATAELSQQHGRSPTVHELAEKLAISEEEVLEGLESANAYSTLSLDVPDTDDESPAVADTLGAEDEALEGVEYRESLKPLLEDLAPREKRILLLRFFGNMTQSQIAQEVGISQMHVSRLLARTLAQLREKLLVEE, from the coding sequence GTGCGTGACGAAGAGCGCGGCACACGAGAGCTGCCGGCCGAGGGCACAGGCGGGTCCCGACGCACGGGGGACGCCGTCAGCGGCTCCGACGGCATGGACGGCATCCCCGAGCAGGCCCGGCCGCATCCGGAGGACGGCTCCGCGGAGCTCGGCCTCCTGGACGACGGGCAGCCGGATCGGGAAGGTGCCGTGCAGAGCACGCCTCTGGACGGGCGGAACGGGGTCACCCCGGTCCGAGCGGAGGCGAGGGCTCGGAGAAGGGCGACGGGCGGGACGATGAGCGAGCACGAGCGAAACGCCGAGGGCGACGGGCAGGGCCCACAGAGCGTGCAGCACGCCACGCACCACGACCCGCAGGACCGCAGCGGGGCGCGCGCCATGTTCATCGAACTGCGCGAGCTGAAGGACGGCAGCGCGGAGTACGCGGAACTGCGCAACAGGCTGGTCCGTATGCACCTGCCGCTTGTCGAGCATCTCGCGCGCCGCTTCCGCAACCGCGGCGAGCCGCTGGACGACCTCACCCAGGTCGCCACCATCGGCCTGATCAAGTCGGTCGACCGGTTCGACCCGGAACGCGGCGTCGAGTTCTCGACGTACGCGACCCCGACGGTCGTCGGCGAGATCAAGCGGCACTTCCGCGACAAGGGCTGGGCGGTGCGCGTGCCGCGGCGCCTGCAGGAGCTGCGTCTCGCGCTGACGACGGCGACCGCGGAGCTCTCGCAACAGCACGGCCGCTCCCCCACGGTCCACGAGCTCGCCGAGAAGCTGGCGATCTCGGAGGAGGAGGTCCTGGAGGGCCTGGAGTCCGCCAACGCGTACTCCACGCTGTCCCTGGACGTCCCCGACACGGACGACGAGTCGCCTGCCGTGGCGGACACGCTGGGCGCCGAGGACGAGGCTCTGGAGGGTGTCGAGTACCGCGAGTCCCTCAAGCCGCTCCTGGAGGACCTGGCACCCAGGGAGAAGCGGATCCTGCTGCTGCGCTTCTTCGGCAACATGACCCAGTCGCAGATCGCGCAGGAGGTCGGCATCTCGCAGATGCACGTCTCGCGCCTGCTGGCGCGCACGCTGGCACAGCTGCGCGAGAAGCTGCTGGTGGAGGAGTAG